A genomic segment from Streptosporangiales bacterium encodes:
- a CDS encoding FAD-binding protein, producing the protein MPAAVRTDTTTRGAYAGDASLYRHVPAAVLLPRSTDDVVHALALAREHGVPVTSRGGGTSIAGNSVGPGLVVDFSRHLDRVVRVDPDTATAVAEPGAICDAVSAAGAPYGLVFPPDPSTHARCTIGGMVGNNSCGAHSAAWGTTADHVRELEVLLPDGRIVTLRRGGTGDAALDEALRGLRDAHLETLRTELGRFRRQVSGYALHRLLPENDFDTARAFVGSEGTCGVVLSATVGLVPTPAVTALLVLGFPDVIAAAEVAPDLPALGALTAEGLDAELVETVRRSPGRGRVGDGLPEGRGWLMCEVGGATPAEARATAQRIASTVPGATHLITDDPATTRALWRVREDGSGLATRAASGTEAWPGWEDAAVPPHNLAAYLTDFRDLMHKHGRTGVLYGHFGEGCAHVRVDWPLHEPGGIAGYRSFVEDAADLVASHGGSVSGEHGDGRARSELLSRMYSRDAMAAFGAFKHAFDPTGMLNPGIVVDPAPLDADLRFGPPKRPAAFVPVQALHADGGSFTGAVRRCVGVGKCRVPSGTAMCPSYQATRDEVHSTRGRARLLAEMLEGDVIRDGWRSTEVRDALDLCLSCKACKSDCPVDVDMATYKAEFLYHHHAGRLRPRTHYSLGWLPVWLRLAQGAPGVSGLVGRTPALATLARAVAGIDQQRDIPRLPATTLRRAFRRRGSRGSGRAGTIVLWPDSFTNLLEPRVGAAAVEVLEALGYRVVLPRGPVCCGLTWYSTGQLDIARRIVRRSLATLTPYLDAGYPILGLEPSCTSTLRDDARELLPGDPLADRVAASLTTLPELLADRDDLPFADLDVDAVVQVHCHQTSTRGAAGDLSLLRSVGVRPDQAGPGCCGLAGDFGFADGHYEVSQACAEQSLYPKVRSASTDTLVVADGLSCRTQLAQGTGRTALHTAEVLRRALHRG; encoded by the coding sequence CTGCCCGCGGCGGTCCGCACCGACACGACCACGCGGGGTGCGTACGCCGGTGACGCGTCGCTGTACCGCCACGTGCCCGCGGCCGTGCTGCTCCCGCGCAGCACCGACGACGTCGTCCACGCGCTCGCCCTCGCTCGCGAGCACGGCGTGCCCGTCACCTCTCGCGGCGGCGGCACGTCCATCGCCGGCAACTCCGTCGGTCCCGGGCTCGTCGTCGACTTCTCCCGGCACCTGGACCGCGTCGTCCGGGTCGACCCCGACACCGCGACCGCCGTCGCCGAGCCGGGCGCGATCTGCGACGCGGTGAGCGCGGCGGGCGCGCCGTACGGCCTCGTCTTCCCGCCTGACCCGTCCACCCACGCCCGCTGCACGATCGGCGGGATGGTCGGCAACAACTCCTGCGGCGCCCACTCCGCGGCGTGGGGCACGACCGCCGACCACGTGCGGGAGCTCGAGGTGCTGCTGCCCGACGGTCGCATCGTCACCCTGCGACGCGGTGGCACGGGCGACGCTGCACTCGACGAGGCACTGCGCGGGCTGCGCGACGCCCACCTGGAGACGTTGCGCACCGAGCTCGGCAGGTTCCGCCGACAGGTGTCCGGGTACGCGCTGCACCGACTGCTCCCGGAGAACGACTTCGACACGGCGAGGGCGTTCGTCGGCAGCGAGGGCACGTGCGGTGTCGTGCTGTCGGCGACCGTCGGCCTGGTGCCGACGCCTGCCGTGACGGCCCTGCTGGTGCTCGGCTTCCCCGACGTCATCGCGGCGGCGGAGGTGGCGCCCGACCTGCCGGCCCTCGGCGCGTTGACCGCTGAGGGCCTCGACGCCGAGCTCGTCGAGACGGTGCGCAGGAGCCCGGGACGAGGCAGGGTCGGCGACGGCCTGCCGGAGGGTCGCGGCTGGCTGATGTGCGAGGTCGGCGGCGCCACGCCGGCCGAGGCCAGGGCGACCGCGCAGCGGATCGCGTCCACGGTCCCCGGGGCCACCCACCTGATCACCGACGACCCCGCGACCACCAGGGCGCTGTGGCGGGTGCGCGAGGACGGTTCCGGGCTGGCGACCAGGGCGGCGAGCGGCACCGAGGCGTGGCCGGGCTGGGAGGACGCCGCCGTCCCGCCGCACAACCTTGCGGCGTACCTCACGGACTTCCGCGACCTCATGCACAAGCACGGCCGCACCGGGGTCCTCTACGGGCACTTCGGCGAGGGCTGCGCCCACGTACGGGTCGACTGGCCGTTGCACGAGCCCGGCGGCATCGCGGGCTACCGGAGCTTCGTCGAGGACGCCGCCGATCTCGTCGCCTCGCACGGCGGCAGCGTGTCGGGCGAGCACGGCGACGGGCGGGCGCGCTCGGAGCTGCTGTCCCGGATGTACTCGCGCGACGCAATGGCGGCGTTCGGCGCGTTCAAGCACGCGTTCGACCCGACCGGCATGCTCAACCCGGGCATCGTCGTCGACCCCGCACCGCTCGACGCCGACCTGCGGTTCGGACCGCCGAAGCGACCGGCGGCGTTCGTCCCCGTGCAGGCGCTGCACGCCGACGGCGGGTCGTTCACCGGCGCCGTGCGCCGCTGCGTCGGCGTGGGCAAGTGCCGGGTGCCGTCGGGCACCGCGATGTGCCCGTCGTACCAGGCCACGAGGGACGAGGTGCACTCCACGCGCGGCCGCGCCCGGTTGCTGGCGGAGATGCTCGAGGGCGACGTCATCCGCGACGGCTGGCGGTCGACCGAGGTGCGCGACGCGCTCGACCTGTGCCTGAGCTGCAAGGCGTGCAAGAGCGACTGCCCCGTCGACGTCGACATGGCCACGTACAAGGCCGAGTTCCTCTACCACCACCACGCCGGCCGGCTCCGTCCGCGCACCCATTACTCCCTGGGCTGGCTCCCGGTCTGGCTGCGGCTCGCCCAGGGCGCCCCCGGCGTGAGCGGCCTCGTCGGCCGCACGCCCGCACTCGCGACGCTCGCCCGCGCGGTCGCGGGCATCGACCAGCAGCGCGACATCCCGCGGCTGCCGGCGACGACCCTGCGCCGTGCCTTCCGCCGCCGCGGCTCACGGGGCAGCGGACGTGCGGGCACGATCGTGCTCTGGCCGGACAGCTTCACCAACCTGCTCGAGCCCCGCGTCGGCGCCGCCGCGGTCGAGGTGCTCGAGGCACTCGGCTACCGCGTCGTCCTGCCCCGCGGCCCGGTGTGCTGCGGCCTCACCTGGTACTCGACCGGCCAGCTCGACATCGCGCGCAGGATCGTCCGCCGGTCACTCGCCACGCTCACCCCGTATCTCGACGCCGGCTACCCGATCCTCGGGCTCGAACCGTCCTGCACGTCGACGCTGCGCGACGACGCCAGGGAGCTCCTCCCCGGCGACCCCCTGGCCGACCGTGTCGCCGCCTCGTTGACGACGCTCCCCGAACTGCTCGCCGACCGCGACGACCTTCCGTTCGCCGACCTCGACGTCGACGCCGTCGTCCAGGTGCACTGCCACCAGACCTCGACCCGCGGCGCGGCCGGCGACCTCTCGCTGCTCCGCAGCGTCGGCGTCCGTCCCGACCAGGCCGGCCCCGGCTGCTGCGGCCTCGCCGGCGACTTCGGCTTCGCCGACGGGCACTACGAGGTCTCGCAGGCCTGCGCCGAGCAGTCCCTGTACCCGAAGGTCCGCTCCGCCTCCACCGACACTCTCGTCGTCGCCGATGGCCTCTCGTGCCGCACCCAACTCGCCCAGGGCACCGGTCGCACCGCGCTGCACACGGCCGAGGTCCTCCGCCGCGCGCTGCACCGAGGCTGA
- a CDS encoding winged helix-turn-helix transcriptional regulator, whose amino-acid sequence MPEKIRDKTDRAILSHLQQDGRVANVDLAEAVSLSPSSCLRRTKALEADGLIAGYRAELDRGRLGLGLTVFISLRVEQHSRETSQHIETALAEIPAVVSCHVVSGEADFLVEAVVPSLVEYERLLLDQILAIESVRDARSTFAIRTVLDRGPLPLDQLTGDAR is encoded by the coding sequence ATGCCGGAGAAGATCCGAGACAAGACAGATCGCGCCATCCTGAGCCACCTTCAGCAGGACGGCCGCGTCGCCAACGTCGACCTCGCCGAGGCGGTGTCGCTCTCCCCGTCGTCCTGCCTGCGGCGTACCAAGGCGCTCGAAGCCGACGGGCTCATCGCCGGCTACCGCGCCGAGCTCGACCGCGGGCGACTCGGCCTGGGACTCACCGTCTTCATCTCGCTGCGGGTCGAGCAGCACTCCAGGGAGACCTCGCAACACATCGAGACGGCGCTGGCCGAGATCCCGGCCGTCGTGTCGTGCCACGTCGTCTCCGGGGAGGCCGACTTCCTCGTGGAGGCGGTCGTGCCGAGCCTCGTGGAGTACGAGCGGCTGCTGCTCGACCAGATCCTGGCCATCGAGTCCGTGCGGGACGCGCGTAGCACGTTCGCCATCCGTACCGTGCTCGACCGCGGACCGCTGCCCCTCGACCAGCTCACCGGCGACGCGCGCTGA
- a CDS encoding DUF222 domain-containing protein yields the protein MFEPRVDADPAGAVEASARMLAGVPARRSVPPAELVTRAPSPSVVSALVEACGGDLDHDGLLDAVAVAQRCVGWLLGLQHDLVARLLESPLPGTPGDSPEYTQEELQCELLTTPHQAGTLVTVAGDLATRLTGTRELLAAGRLSIERVRFLSRHTVHLDDSQCAAVEVLILPDAPEQTEPEFRRAVRKAVLEVDPADAERRHARAVDARTVTRIPLPDGMVGLWLELPAESAQLVWSAAEKWSRPDGLYDRRTADQRRADALVAICTAALSGHLRIRTGLPVADVQVTVSLDTLLGDMEAPGDLAGYGPVTPSVARAIAERAGARFTRLVVHPDTGAMLCVDPVTYGSRDELVTHAHDPPPPIEHSRACAGARSVDGRHPDPYRPTVRQQRAVRARDPVCTFPGCSRPAARCEIDHVTPYGDGGPTCLCNLRPGCKRHHQAKTAKVWRLEHDLDGSCTWIGPTGRGYRSAPYDHRPG from the coding sequence ATGTTCGAGCCGAGGGTCGATGCTGATCCGGCCGGCGCCGTGGAGGCGTCGGCCCGGATGCTCGCGGGCGTGCCGGCGCGGCGGTCGGTGCCGCCGGCCGAGCTGGTCACGCGCGCGCCGTCGCCCTCTGTAGTGAGCGCGCTGGTCGAGGCCTGCGGGGGCGACCTCGACCACGACGGTCTGCTCGATGCGGTCGCCGTGGCGCAGCGGTGCGTCGGCTGGTTGCTGGGGTTGCAGCACGACCTGGTGGCCCGGCTCCTCGAGTCGCCGTTGCCCGGCACTCCGGGAGACTCGCCCGAGTACACGCAGGAGGAGTTGCAGTGCGAGCTGCTGACCACGCCGCACCAGGCCGGCACCCTGGTGACGGTCGCCGGTGACCTCGCGACCCGGCTGACGGGCACCCGCGAGCTGCTCGCCGCCGGTCGGCTGAGCATCGAGCGGGTGCGGTTCCTGTCCCGGCACACCGTGCACCTCGACGACTCCCAGTGCGCAGCGGTCGAGGTGCTGATCCTGCCCGACGCACCGGAGCAGACCGAGCCGGAGTTCCGCCGCGCGGTGCGCAAGGCGGTGCTCGAAGTCGATCCCGCCGACGCCGAGCGGCGACACGCCCGCGCGGTCGACGCCCGCACCGTGACGAGGATCCCCCTGCCCGACGGCATGGTCGGGCTGTGGCTCGAGCTGCCGGCCGAGTCGGCGCAGCTGGTGTGGTCGGCGGCCGAGAAATGGTCCAGACCGGACGGCCTCTACGACCGCCGTACCGCCGACCAGCGCCGCGCCGACGCGCTCGTCGCGATCTGCACGGCCGCGCTGTCCGGTCACCTGCGCATCCGGACCGGCCTGCCGGTCGCAGACGTGCAGGTCACCGTCTCCCTCGACACCCTCCTCGGCGATATGGAGGCCCCGGGCGACCTCGCCGGCTACGGCCCCGTGACCCCGTCGGTCGCCCGGGCCATCGCGGAGCGGGCCGGCGCCCGCTTCACCCGCCTCGTCGTCCATCCCGACACCGGCGCGATGCTCTGCGTCGACCCGGTGACCTACGGCTCGCGCGACGAGCTCGTCACCCATGCCCACGATCCACCGCCGCCGATCGAGCACTCGCGCGCATGCGCGGGTGCCCGGTCCGTCGATGGCCGGCATCCCGATCCCTACCGGCCCACGGTGCGCCAGCAGCGGGCGGTCCGGGCGCGCGACCCCGTCTGCACGTTCCCCGGATGCTCCCGCCCCGCAGCGCGCTGCGAGATCGACCACGTCACGCCGTACGGTGACGGCGGTCCGACATGCCTGTGCAACCTGCGTCCCGGTTGCAAACGACACCATCAGGCCAAGACGGCAAAGGTCTGGCGACTGGAGCACGATCTCGACGGGTCCTGCACGTGGATCGGCCCGACCGGCCGCGGTTACCGTTCCGCGCCGTACGACCACCGCCCCGGCTGA
- a CDS encoding methyltransferase domain-containing protein produces the protein MTEPRTFEDLLAEGDAVPVEGWDFSWFEGRASEDRPSWGYARLLGERMAEASAGLDVQTGGGEVLAGISTAPPVLRATEAWPPNLEVARHNLAPLGGEVVAAPENGELPFDDETFDLVVSRHPVVAVWPEIARVLAPGGTYLSQQVGQGSVHELTDFMMGPQPIGDERSPRRAAADAEAAGLVVADLRDETLRMEFHDIAAVVVFLRKVIWIVPDFTVDGYRDRLAELHETIGRDGPFVAHSRRFLIEARKPAARR, from the coding sequence GTGACCGAGCCGAGGACGTTCGAGGACCTGTTGGCCGAGGGCGACGCCGTCCCCGTCGAGGGGTGGGACTTCTCCTGGTTCGAGGGACGGGCGAGCGAGGATCGGCCGTCGTGGGGGTACGCCCGACTGCTCGGCGAACGGATGGCCGAGGCGTCCGCCGGTCTGGACGTCCAGACCGGCGGTGGCGAAGTGCTCGCCGGCATCTCGACGGCACCGCCGGTCCTGCGGGCGACCGAGGCGTGGCCGCCCAACCTGGAGGTGGCCAGGCACAACCTGGCACCGCTCGGTGGGGAGGTAGTCGCCGCGCCGGAGAACGGCGAGCTGCCGTTCGACGACGAGACGTTCGACCTCGTCGTGAGCCGGCATCCCGTCGTCGCGGTCTGGCCGGAGATCGCGCGCGTCCTCGCCCCCGGCGGAACGTATCTCTCGCAACAGGTCGGACAGGGGTCGGTGCACGAGCTCACCGACTTCATGATGGGGCCGCAGCCGATCGGTGACGAACGCAGCCCGCGGCGCGCGGCCGCGGACGCCGAGGCGGCCGGGTTGGTGGTGGCGGACCTCAGGGACGAGACGCTGCGGATGGAGTTCCACGACATCGCCGCAGTCGTGGTCTTCCTGCGGAAGGTCATCTGGATCGTCCCCGACTTCACGGTCGACGGGTACCGCGACCGGCTCGCGGAGCTGCACGAGACCATCGGGCGTGACGGGCCGTTCGTCGCGCACTCCCGCCGCTTCCTTATCGAGGCGCGCAAGCCCGCCGCACGACGTTAG
- a CDS encoding enterochelin esterase — MQPWSGQWAGEMHEHVLDSTLLRDNPLGDPHERPLWVYTPPGYTEETDRRYPTVYVIQGYTGHLGMWRNRSAFRRPFPELADEVFADGVAPPGIVVYVDAWTAYGGSQFVDSPGTGRYHSYLCDEVVPYVDARYRTLPAPEHRGVLGKSSGGFGAMITPMLRPDLFGGLATHAGDALYEYLYLPEFSKCVRLLRDHDGDIQRWWDDFRGRTAFTKQGDDTLLMTLGCTAAFSAADDGTPLLPFDTRTGVLDPDLWQRWLDWDPVRMVPRHADALRSMRGIWIDGGTRDEWNLDIGAEAFRQALLDNGVDEGRIAFELYDAGHGGIEYRYPLSLGFLTTALSPEGSR, encoded by the coding sequence ATGCAACCGTGGTCGGGGCAGTGGGCCGGCGAGATGCACGAGCACGTCCTCGACAGCACGTTGCTGCGCGACAACCCGCTGGGTGACCCGCACGAACGCCCATTGTGGGTCTACACGCCGCCCGGATACACCGAGGAGACCGACCGCAGGTACCCGACCGTGTACGTCATCCAGGGCTACACCGGGCATCTTGGCATGTGGCGCAACCGTTCCGCGTTCCGCCGCCCTTTCCCCGAGCTCGCCGACGAGGTCTTCGCCGACGGCGTCGCGCCGCCGGGAATCGTCGTCTATGTCGACGCGTGGACCGCGTACGGCGGCAGCCAGTTCGTCGACTCCCCTGGCACCGGGCGCTACCACAGCTACCTGTGCGACGAGGTCGTGCCGTACGTCGACGCGCGGTACCGCACGCTCCCGGCACCCGAGCATCGCGGCGTCCTGGGCAAGTCGTCCGGCGGGTTCGGCGCGATGATCACGCCGATGCTGCGACCCGACCTGTTCGGCGGTCTCGCGACCCACGCCGGCGACGCGCTGTACGAGTACCTCTACCTACCGGAGTTCAGCAAGTGCGTGCGCCTGCTGCGTGACCACGACGGCGACATCCAGCGCTGGTGGGACGACTTCCGCGGACGCACGGCCTTCACGAAGCAGGGCGACGACACGCTCCTCATGACCCTCGGCTGCACCGCCGCGTTCTCCGCTGCCGACGACGGCACGCCGCTGCTGCCGTTCGACACCCGCACCGGCGTGCTCGATCCCGACCTGTGGCAGCGCTGGCTCGACTGGGACCCGGTCCGCATGGTGCCGAGGCACGCCGACGCGCTCCGGTCGATGCGCGGGATCTGGATCGATGGCGGCACCCGCGACGAGTGGAACCTCGACATCGGCGCCGAAGCGTTCCGGCAGGCGCTGCTCGACAACGGTGTCGACGAGGGTCGCATCGCCTTCGAGCTGTACGACGCGGGGCACGGCGGGATCGAGTACCGCTATCCGCTGTCCCTCGGCTTCCTCACCACCGCACTCTCCCCGGAAGGCTCCCGATGA
- a CDS encoding hydrolase has translation MNVTRTKIAVAQFAAGPDKAENLATIRRLLVDELRSLESVSEESPVDLVVLPEAAMREFGPPGDPLAPHAEPLDGPFVAELGKLARGADTNLVAGIFERGDDERVFNTLVVLGRDGELTATYRKVHLYDAFAYQESDRLIPGIAEPPVLDDLIPGLNLGLMTCYDLRFPELSRSLVDRGADVLLVPAAWVRGPLKEMHWSTLVRARAIENTSYVVASGQCGSVCAGNSMVVDPQGITVGSLGEQEGVFTAEIDHARIRDVRTTNPSLANRRYPQPRLAG, from the coding sequence ATGAACGTCACCCGCACCAAGATCGCCGTCGCCCAGTTCGCCGCGGGACCCGACAAGGCGGAGAACCTCGCGACGATCAGGCGGCTCCTCGTCGACGAGCTCCGGTCGCTGGAGAGCGTGAGCGAGGAGTCACCGGTCGACCTCGTCGTGCTGCCCGAGGCGGCCATGCGGGAGTTCGGTCCGCCGGGCGACCCGCTGGCGCCGCACGCCGAGCCTCTCGACGGTCCCTTCGTCGCCGAGCTCGGCAAGCTCGCTCGCGGCGCCGACACCAACCTCGTCGCCGGCATCTTCGAGCGCGGCGACGACGAGCGCGTCTTCAACACCCTCGTCGTCCTCGGCCGCGACGGGGAGCTCACGGCCACCTACCGCAAGGTCCACCTGTACGACGCGTTCGCGTACCAGGAGTCCGACCGGCTCATCCCGGGCATCGCCGAGCCGCCGGTGCTCGACGACCTGATCCCCGGTCTCAATCTCGGCCTGATGACCTGCTACGACCTGCGCTTCCCCGAGCTGTCCCGCTCGCTGGTCGACCGGGGCGCCGACGTGCTGCTCGTCCCGGCGGCGTGGGTCCGCGGCCCGCTGAAGGAGATGCACTGGAGCACCCTCGTCCGCGCGCGTGCCATCGAGAACACGTCGTACGTCGTGGCGTCCGGGCAGTGCGGATCGGTGTGTGCAGGCAACAGCATGGTGGTCGACCCCCAGGGGATCACCGTCGGTTCGCTCGGCGAGCAGGAGGGCGTCTTCACCGCCGAGATCGACCACGCACGGATCCGCGACGTGCGCACGACGAACCCGTCGCTGGCCAACCGCCGCTATCCGCAACCGCGGCTGGCCGGCTGA
- the fdhA gene encoding formaldehyde dehydrogenase, glutathione-independent translates to MASTNKAVEYRGPGKVEVSAIDYPSLTLRDGPGVNPANIGRECPHGAILKVVSTNICGSDQHMVRGRTTAPEGLVLGHEITGEVVEAGRDVEFVKNGDLCSVPFNIACGRCRNCKEGHTGVCLNVNPERPGSAYGYVDMGGWVGGQAEYVMVPYADWNLLPFPDKDQAMEKILDLTMLSDIFPTGYHGCHTAGVTTGSTVYVAGAGPVGLAAAHSAQLLGAAVVVVGDMNAERLAQARSFGCETVDLTRDASLPDQLEQVLGIPVVDAAVDAVGFEARGHGSDADHEAPATVLNSIMEVTKAAGRLGIPGLYVTGDPGAVDEDAKVGSLSIRIGLGWAKSHSFTTGQCPVMRYHRGLMMAILHDRAQIAKAVNATVLPLDQAEQGYADFDQGAARKFVLDPHGLLGGKAA, encoded by the coding sequence ATGGCGAGCACCAACAAGGCCGTCGAGTACAGGGGTCCTGGCAAGGTCGAGGTCAGCGCAATCGACTACCCGAGCCTGACCTTGCGTGACGGCCCCGGCGTCAACCCCGCCAACATCGGGCGCGAGTGCCCGCACGGGGCGATCCTCAAGGTCGTCTCGACGAATATCTGCGGCTCCGACCAGCACATGGTGCGCGGGCGCACGACCGCTCCGGAGGGGCTCGTGCTCGGCCACGAGATCACCGGCGAGGTGGTCGAGGCGGGCCGCGACGTCGAGTTCGTCAAGAACGGTGACCTGTGCTCGGTGCCGTTCAACATCGCCTGCGGACGCTGCCGCAACTGCAAGGAGGGGCACACCGGCGTGTGCCTCAACGTGAACCCGGAGCGTCCGGGATCGGCGTACGGCTACGTCGACATGGGCGGCTGGGTCGGCGGTCAGGCCGAGTACGTGATGGTGCCGTACGCGGACTGGAACCTGTTGCCGTTCCCCGACAAGGACCAGGCGATGGAGAAGATCCTCGACCTGACGATGCTGTCGGACATCTTCCCCACCGGCTACCACGGCTGCCACACCGCAGGCGTCACGACGGGCTCGACCGTGTACGTGGCGGGCGCCGGGCCGGTCGGCCTCGCCGCCGCGCACTCCGCGCAGCTGCTCGGGGCCGCGGTCGTCGTCGTCGGTGACATGAACGCCGAACGCCTCGCCCAGGCGCGCAGCTTCGGCTGCGAGACGGTCGACCTGACCCGGGACGCGTCGCTGCCCGACCAGCTCGAGCAGGTCCTCGGCATCCCGGTGGTCGACGCCGCCGTCGACGCCGTCGGCTTCGAGGCGCGTGGACACGGCAGCGACGCCGACCACGAGGCGCCGGCCACCGTCCTCAACTCGATCATGGAGGTCACGAAGGCGGCCGGGCGGCTCGGCATCCCCGGCCTCTACGTCACCGGCGACCCTGGCGCCGTCGACGAGGACGCGAAGGTCGGCAGCCTGTCGATCAGGATCGGCCTGGGCTGGGCGAAGTCGCACTCGTTCACGACCGGACAGTGCCCCGTCATGCGGTACCACCGCGGGCTGATGATGGCGATCCTGCACGACAGGGCGCAGATCGCGAAGGCCGTCAACGCCACGGTGCTGCCGCTCGACCAGGCCGAGCAGGGCTACGCCGACTTCGACCAGGGAGCGGCGAGGAAGTTCGTGCTCGACCCGCACGGACTGCTCGGGGGCAAGGCGGCCTGA
- a CDS encoding aldo/keto reductase, whose product MEYRHLGRSGLRISEIAYGNWITHGSQVEEDAAVACVNAALDVGITTFDTADVYANTRAEAVLGRALKGQRRESLEIFTKVYFPTGEGQNDLGLSRKHIMESINGSLTRLGTDYVDLYQAHRYDTHTPLEETMEAFADVVHQGKAHYIGVSEWRADQLRAAAELARELRIQLVSNQPQYSMLWRVIEPEVIPTSKELGIGQIVFSPLAQGVLTGKYKPGKDYPEGSRASDDEASYFMQRLLTDDILERVQTLQPLADEAGLSMAQLALAWVLQNDAISAAIIGATRPEQVHDNVVASGVKLDADLLAKIDDVISPLVENDPAKTQSPDRIRLRERR is encoded by the coding sequence ATGGAATATCGACACCTCGGGCGCAGCGGGCTGCGCATCAGCGAGATCGCGTACGGCAACTGGATCACCCACGGCTCACAGGTCGAGGAGGACGCGGCCGTCGCGTGCGTCAACGCGGCACTCGACGTCGGCATCACGACGTTCGACACCGCCGACGTCTACGCGAACACGCGCGCGGAGGCCGTCCTCGGCCGCGCCCTCAAGGGGCAGCGCCGCGAGAGCCTGGAGATCTTCACCAAGGTGTACTTCCCGACCGGCGAGGGTCAGAACGACCTCGGCCTGTCGCGCAAGCACATCATGGAGTCGATCAACGGTTCGCTGACGCGCCTCGGCACCGACTACGTCGATCTCTACCAGGCACACCGCTACGACACGCACACGCCGCTCGAGGAGACGATGGAGGCGTTCGCCGACGTCGTGCACCAGGGCAAGGCGCACTACATCGGCGTCTCCGAGTGGCGCGCCGACCAGCTGCGCGCCGCCGCCGAGCTGGCGCGGGAGCTGCGCATCCAGCTCGTCTCCAACCAGCCGCAGTACTCCATGCTGTGGCGGGTCATCGAGCCCGAGGTCATCCCCACGAGCAAGGAGCTCGGCATCGGGCAGATCGTGTTCTCGCCACTCGCGCAGGGCGTGCTCACCGGCAAGTACAAGCCGGGCAAGGACTACCCCGAGGGATCGAGGGCGAGCGACGACGAGGCCTCGTACTTCATGCAGCGACTGCTGACCGACGACATCCTCGAACGGGTGCAGACGCTGCAGCCGCTGGCCGACGAGGCCGGCCTGTCGATGGCGCAGCTGGCGCTGGCCTGGGTGCTGCAGAACGACGCCATCTCGGCCGCGATCATCGGCGCCACGCGTCCGGAGCAGGTGCACGACAACGTCGTGGCCTCGGGTGTGAAGCTCGACGCCGACCTGCTGGCGAAGATCGACGACGTGATCAGCCCGCTCGTCGAGAACGACCCGGCGAAGACACAGAGCCCCGACCGCATCCGGTTGCGCGAGAGGCGCTGA